The following are encoded together in the Streptomyces sp. NBC_01465 genome:
- a CDS encoding phage tail protein, which translates to MTQPIPASSRGTVPGLLSAHPLGEQLPAVYADDDFAMRFVAGLDTVLAPLFTVLDCLEAYFTPALAPEDFLDWLTEWVGTELDGTEPLPVRRHAVAAAISLHRLRGTRRGLATAVQLAFGVRPEIEESGGSTWSARPLGSFPGAPRAGLRVVLRVRDPSTVDVHRLRAVVAAARPAHLPFTAEVTSTIPAPEGS; encoded by the coding sequence ATGACCCAGCCGATCCCCGCCTCTTCCCGCGGCACCGTCCCGGGCCTGCTCTCCGCCCACCCCCTCGGCGAGCAACTGCCCGCCGTGTACGCCGACGACGACTTCGCCATGCGGTTCGTCGCCGGCCTGGACACCGTCCTGGCGCCCCTCTTCACCGTCCTCGACTGCCTGGAGGCGTACTTCACCCCCGCCCTCGCCCCCGAGGACTTCCTCGACTGGCTCACCGAGTGGGTCGGCACCGAGCTCGACGGCACCGAGCCCCTGCCCGTACGCCGTCACGCCGTCGCCGCCGCGATCTCCCTGCATCGGCTGCGCGGCACCCGGCGCGGACTGGCGACGGCCGTCCAACTGGCCTTCGGCGTACGCCCGGAGATCGAGGAGAGCGGCGGCTCCACCTGGTCGGCGCGCCCCCTCGGCTCCTTCCCCGGAGCCCCGCGCGCCGGCCTCCGCGTCGTCCTGCGCGTCCGCGACCCGAGCACCGTCGACGTCCACCGGCTGCGCGCCGTCGTCGCGGCGGCCCGCCCCGCACACCTCCCCTTCACGGCCGAGGTGACCTCCACCATCCCCGCCCCTGAAGGAAGTTGA
- a CDS encoding putative baseplate assembly protein, giving the protein MALPAPHLDDRRFQQFVDDAKRYVQQACPEWSDHNVSDPGVTLIEAVAHMADQIVYRLNRVPEKNQLAFLDLLGITLFPPAAARADVTFWLSAPQPEPVVLPAGTEVATGRTETQEAVVFATADPLTVIPCELLAVLRQPNGQAPEDRSQDVFAGSDIPAFSAAPQPGDTLYFGLTAAVPRCTAVLRLDSRVDGVGVDPRQPPLVWEAWTAEGWTQCEVDEDSTGGLNRPGEAVLHIPSGHAVSRLGRTDAGWLRCRVVEAVKGQPFYSASPTVRGASAFTIGGTTAATHSDSVRDEPLGDSQGVPGQRLRLAHAPVVTTPALSLQVSAGEGWEEWKEVSDFASSGPDSRHFTLDAATGEIAFGPAVRLRDGTMRQFGAVPAKGAAVRAALYGTGGGRGGNVARGMIQVLQSSIPYIARVENREAARGGVDGESVEEAKARAPITLRAQERAVTARDYEELARRAAPETARIACLAADAAEQGENAVRVLVVPQAVPDLGGRIRFEQLVPGEELLDRVTRFLDDRRPLGTRLSVGPPYYQGVTVVATLHSFRAARAEKVQAEALDALYAYLDPLTGGAHSTGWPFGRPLRAGEIFAALQRVPGVELVDEVLLHPADPLTGRRGEATDRIELSPSALLFPFDHRVRVIEAR; this is encoded by the coding sequence ATGGCCCTTCCCGCACCCCATCTCGACGACCGCCGCTTTCAGCAGTTCGTCGACGACGCCAAGCGCTACGTCCAGCAGGCCTGCCCCGAGTGGAGCGACCACAACGTCTCCGACCCGGGCGTCACCCTCATCGAGGCCGTCGCGCACATGGCCGACCAGATCGTCTACCGCCTCAACCGGGTGCCGGAGAAGAACCAGCTGGCCTTCCTCGACCTGCTCGGCATCACCCTGTTCCCGCCCGCGGCCGCCCGCGCCGACGTCACGTTCTGGCTCTCCGCGCCGCAGCCCGAACCGGTGGTCCTGCCTGCCGGTACGGAGGTCGCCACCGGCCGCACCGAGACGCAGGAGGCGGTGGTCTTCGCGACCGCCGACCCGCTGACGGTCATCCCCTGCGAGCTCCTCGCCGTGCTGCGCCAGCCCAACGGCCAGGCGCCCGAGGACCGTTCGCAGGACGTCTTCGCGGGCAGCGACATCCCCGCCTTCTCCGCCGCCCCGCAGCCCGGCGACACCCTCTACTTCGGTCTGACGGCGGCCGTCCCGCGCTGCACGGCCGTACTGCGCCTGGACAGCCGCGTCGACGGAGTCGGCGTCGACCCGCGCCAGCCGCCGCTGGTGTGGGAGGCGTGGACCGCCGAGGGATGGACGCAGTGCGAGGTCGACGAGGACTCGACGGGCGGCCTCAACCGCCCGGGCGAGGCCGTCCTGCACATCCCGTCCGGGCACGCGGTCTCGCGCCTGGGCCGCACGGACGCGGGGTGGCTGCGCTGCCGGGTGGTGGAGGCCGTGAAGGGCCAGCCGTTCTACAGCGCGTCGCCGACGGTGCGGGGCGCGTCCGCGTTCACGATCGGCGGGACAACGGCGGCCACGCACTCCGATTCCGTACGCGACGAGCCCCTCGGCGACTCGCAGGGAGTCCCGGGCCAGCGGCTGCGCCTGGCGCACGCCCCGGTGGTGACGACGCCCGCGCTGTCGCTGCAGGTCTCGGCGGGCGAGGGCTGGGAGGAGTGGAAGGAGGTCTCGGACTTCGCGTCGTCGGGTCCTGACAGCCGGCACTTCACGCTGGACGCGGCGACGGGCGAGATCGCGTTCGGCCCGGCGGTGCGGCTGCGCGACGGCACGATGCGCCAGTTCGGGGCGGTTCCGGCGAAGGGGGCGGCGGTCAGGGCGGCGCTGTACGGAACGGGCGGGGGCCGTGGGGGAAATGTGGCCCGAGGGATGATCCAGGTCCTCCAGAGCTCGATCCCGTACATCGCCCGCGTCGAGAACCGGGAGGCGGCGCGCGGCGGAGTGGACGGCGAGAGCGTGGAGGAGGCGAAGGCGCGCGCCCCGATCACGCTGCGCGCGCAGGAGCGGGCGGTGACGGCACGCGACTACGAGGAGCTGGCGCGCAGGGCGGCCCCCGAGACAGCGCGGATCGCATGCCTGGCGGCGGACGCGGCGGAACAGGGCGAGAACGCGGTCCGGGTCCTGGTGGTCCCGCAGGCGGTACCGGACCTGGGCGGCCGGATCCGCTTCGAACAGCTGGTCCCCGGCGAGGAGTTGCTGGACCGCGTCACCCGCTTCCTGGACGACCGCCGCCCGCTGGGCACGCGACTCTCGGTGGGGCCCCCGTACTACCAGGGCGTCACGGTGGTCGCGACGCTGCACTCGTTCCGCGCGGCGCGAGCGGAGAAGGTCCAGGCGGAGGCGCTGGACGCGCTGTACGCGTACCTCGACCCGCTGACGGGAGGCGCGCACTCGACGGGCTGGCCCTTCGGCCGCCCGCTCAGGGCGGGCGAGATCTTCGCGGCGCTGCAGCGGGTGCCGGGGGTGGAGCTGGTCGACGAGGTCCTGCTGCACCCGGCGGACCCGCTGACGGGCCGCAGGGGCGAGGCGACGGACCGCATAGAACTGTCCCCGTCGGCGCTCCTGTTCCCCTTCGACCACCGCGTCCGCGTGATCGAGGCCCGATGA
- a CDS encoding GPW/gp25 family protein, producing the protein MSEHFVGAGWSFPMRTDPGGAIALSRRDREIEESMRLVLATAPGERPMRPEFGCAVHDLVFAPANDATAGRIRHEVRTSLDRWEPRIEVDEVTVTPAPDEPTVLHIDVRYSVRGTNNPRNLVFPFYVIPSEAAPGPAETESSL; encoded by the coding sequence ATGAGCGAGCACTTCGTCGGGGCCGGCTGGTCCTTCCCGATGCGCACCGACCCGGGCGGCGCGATCGCGCTGTCGCGGCGCGACCGGGAGATCGAGGAGTCGATGCGCCTGGTCCTGGCGACCGCGCCGGGCGAGCGCCCCATGCGGCCCGAATTCGGCTGCGCCGTCCACGACTTGGTGTTCGCGCCGGCCAACGACGCGACCGCGGGCCGCATCCGCCACGAGGTCCGCACCTCGCTGGACCGCTGGGAGCCCCGTATCGAGGTGGACGAGGTGACCGTCACGCCCGCGCCCGACGAACCGACCGTCCTGCACATCGACGTCCGCTACTCCGTGCGCGGCACCAACAACCCCCGCAACCTCGTCTTCCCCTTCTACGTCATCCCCTCCGAGGCCGCCCCCGGCCCGGCGGAGACCGAAAGCAGCCTGTGA
- a CDS encoding VgrG-related protein: MSEKTFTTVLHAELGGAVLPDALAVLLVEGWVDSSVNVPAAFQLVFSDKDGRVVEKFPQIKVGAKAVLSPFADGRRGDPLLTGEITALEVDGDPATGRHLVVRGYDPGHRLLRNRRVAGYPNMTASDIVRKLAALNGLSLGRVQATPTVYDLATQPNITDWDFLARLAAQNDVRLSFDNKGKLEFASLPKASAAPSDTTPAAQSPYVLDFGHNTLHSRLAVTAAGQVNRVSVRGWDMRTRQQLSAPTTAATSQDIVSDITPAQLAAPFGKAELTATHIPYTTQSEVTHAAKALADDVTGSFAELEVAVTGNPSLAPGTPVAVKGAGFPFEGKYTATGVRHVFASGEQFTTWLTVSGRQFRSLYGLAAGGQDTAPPMPGVAVALVTNTKDPLKLGRVKLRFPWLSQTYESDWSRVAQFGGTKGGGLLLPEVNDEVLCAFDRGSLEHPYVLAGLYNGVDKPTREPNSIPAVDPTSGQINWRALTARSGHTVELIEDGTSTRRNSGILLQTGNGKLTVQLNEARTTLTISSSGEVTISGARKVEISSGGDLSLKAGGTLRMSAGLGVDIKAGAKFGVQAGGEVAVNAGGAAEINAVGTAGIKAAGPVTVTSTSTVLLTAPAVLRNGIPF, encoded by the coding sequence ATGAGCGAGAAGACCTTCACCACGGTCCTCCATGCCGAGCTCGGCGGGGCGGTCCTCCCGGATGCGCTCGCCGTCCTCCTCGTGGAGGGCTGGGTCGACTCCAGCGTCAATGTCCCGGCCGCCTTCCAGCTGGTGTTCAGCGACAAGGACGGCCGGGTCGTCGAGAAGTTCCCGCAGATCAAGGTGGGTGCGAAGGCCGTCCTCTCGCCCTTCGCGGACGGCCGCCGCGGCGACCCGCTGCTGACCGGCGAGATCACGGCCCTGGAGGTCGACGGCGACCCGGCGACCGGCCGCCATCTCGTCGTACGGGGCTACGACCCGGGCCACCGCCTCCTGCGCAACCGCCGCGTCGCCGGCTACCCGAACATGACCGCGTCCGACATCGTGCGCAAGCTCGCCGCCCTCAACGGTCTCTCCCTGGGCCGCGTCCAGGCGACCCCGACCGTGTACGACCTGGCGACCCAGCCCAACATCACCGACTGGGACTTCCTGGCCCGCCTCGCCGCCCAGAACGACGTCCGCCTCTCCTTCGACAACAAGGGAAAGCTCGAATTCGCCTCCCTCCCGAAGGCATCGGCCGCCCCCTCCGACACCACCCCGGCCGCCCAGAGCCCGTACGTCCTGGACTTCGGCCACAACACCCTGCACAGCCGCCTCGCGGTGACGGCCGCGGGCCAGGTCAACCGGGTCTCCGTACGCGGCTGGGACATGCGCACCCGCCAGCAGCTCTCCGCCCCGACGACCGCCGCCACCAGCCAGGACATCGTCTCGGACATCACCCCGGCCCAGCTGGCGGCCCCCTTCGGGAAGGCCGAACTCACCGCCACCCACATCCCGTACACGACCCAGTCCGAGGTCACGCACGCGGCGAAGGCCCTCGCCGACGACGTCACCGGCTCCTTCGCGGAGCTGGAGGTGGCGGTCACCGGGAACCCGTCTCTCGCCCCCGGAACGCCCGTCGCCGTGAAGGGCGCGGGCTTCCCCTTCGAGGGCAAGTACACGGCGACCGGAGTACGTCATGTCTTCGCGTCCGGCGAGCAGTTCACGACCTGGCTGACCGTCTCGGGCCGCCAGTTCCGTTCGCTGTACGGGCTCGCGGCCGGCGGCCAGGACACCGCCCCGCCGATGCCGGGCGTCGCGGTCGCCCTGGTCACCAACACCAAGGACCCCCTCAAGCTCGGCCGGGTCAAACTCCGCTTCCCCTGGCTCTCCCAGACGTACGAGAGCGACTGGTCCCGCGTCGCCCAGTTCGGCGGCACCAAGGGCGGCGGCCTGCTCCTGCCGGAGGTCAACGACGAGGTGCTGTGCGCCTTCGACCGGGGATCGCTGGAGCACCCGTACGTCCTCGCCGGCCTCTACAACGGCGTCGACAAGCCCACCCGCGAGCCGAACAGCATCCCCGCCGTCGACCCGACCAGCGGCCAGATCAACTGGCGTGCCCTGACGGCCCGCAGCGGCCACACGGTCGAGCTGATCGAGGACGGCACCAGCACCCGCCGCAACAGCGGAATCCTCCTCCAGACCGGCAACGGCAAGCTGACCGTGCAGCTCAACGAGGCCCGCACCACCCTCACCATCTCCAGCAGCGGCGAGGTCACGATCAGCGGCGCCCGCAAGGTCGAGATCAGCTCCGGAGGCGACCTCTCCCTCAAGGCGGGCGGCACGCTGCGGATGAGCGCGGGCCTCGGCGTCGACATCAAGGCGGGCGCGAAGTTCGGGGTGCAGGCGGGCGGCGAGGTCGCGGTCAACGCGGGCGGCGCCGCGGAGATCAACGCGGTCGGAACGGCCGGGATCAAGGCGGCGGGACCCGTGACGGTGACCTCCACGTCGACGGTCCTGCTCACCGCGCCCGCCGTCCTCCGCAACGGCATTCCGTTCTGA
- a CDS encoding CIS tube protein, with translation MAAPTGGKAAGLSRASLSIHQPPTDLGGSMGGTIGEVKFQFNPSQVQLGRSASWHTAPAVAYTRGAPPKFTGAQPATLQLEVFLDASGTPGSNTVQKQAELLLSCCEVTEQSVSSKAPSPPWVKFSWGSFSTVQFVAYVTSANATYTLFSPNGVPLRATCSLSLTEIATSTKGQNPTSGALSARRTTRTVAGDTLASLAWREYGDATRWRVIAEANGIDDPMRLHPGTELLLPASTEATV, from the coding sequence ATGGCCGCCCCCACCGGAGGCAAGGCGGCAGGGCTCTCCCGCGCGTCGCTCTCCATCCACCAGCCGCCCACCGATCTGGGCGGTTCGATGGGCGGCACCATCGGCGAGGTGAAGTTCCAGTTCAACCCGTCCCAGGTCCAGTTGGGCCGGTCCGCGAGCTGGCACACCGCTCCCGCCGTCGCCTACACCCGGGGCGCGCCCCCGAAGTTCACCGGCGCCCAGCCCGCCACGCTCCAGCTGGAGGTGTTCCTCGACGCGTCCGGGACCCCCGGCTCCAACACCGTGCAGAAACAAGCAGAACTCCTGCTCTCCTGCTGCGAGGTGACCGAGCAGTCCGTCAGCTCGAAGGCGCCGTCCCCGCCGTGGGTGAAGTTCTCGTGGGGCTCCTTCTCCACCGTCCAGTTCGTCGCGTACGTGACGAGCGCCAACGCCACGTACACCCTCTTCAGCCCCAACGGGGTTCCCCTCAGGGCGACTTGCTCGCTCTCCCTCACGGAGATCGCGACCAGCACCAAGGGCCAGAACCCCACCTCCGGCGCGCTCTCCGCCCGCCGCACCACCCGCACCGTCGCGGGCGACACCCTCGCCTCGCTCGCCTGGCGCGAGTACGGCGACGCCACCCGGTGGCGCGTCATCGCCGAGGCGAACGGCATCGACGATCCGATGCGGCTGCACCCCGGCACCGAACTCCTGCTGCCCGCGTCGACGGAGGCCACCGTATGA
- a CDS encoding phage tail protein, which translates to MPTTLDPGTTVFFKLTIDGQSLGTFNGCDGLASEVEVEQHQEGGNNGFVWQLPTRVTFSTIRLTRPLTPDTAKVAAWISSLATGISRPTAQIAALRADGSVVAQWGLIEVLPVRWTGPTLDPSNPAVATEVLEITHHGFTDAGGV; encoded by the coding sequence ATGCCCACCACCCTTGACCCCGGCACCACCGTCTTCTTCAAGCTGACCATCGACGGCCAGAGCCTCGGCACGTTCAACGGCTGCGACGGTCTCGCCTCCGAGGTCGAGGTCGAGCAGCACCAGGAGGGCGGCAACAACGGGTTCGTCTGGCAGCTCCCCACCCGCGTCACCTTCTCCACCATCCGCCTCACCCGCCCCCTCACCCCCGACACCGCCAAGGTCGCCGCGTGGATCTCCTCCCTCGCGACCGGCATCTCCCGGCCCACCGCCCAGATCGCCGCCCTGCGCGCGGACGGATCGGTCGTCGCCCAGTGGGGGCTGATCGAGGTGCTGCCGGTGCGCTGGACCGGGCCGACCCTCGACCCGTCGAACCCCGCCGTGGCCACCGAGGTCCTGGAGATCACGCACCACGGGTTCACCGACGCCGGGGGTGTGTGA
- a CDS encoding DUF6760 family protein, protein MTYAADRIEEETAYLAYHFHWEMDSILDLEHADRRGYVRRVAALVERAEGER, encoded by the coding sequence GTGACGTACGCGGCTGACCGGATCGAGGAGGAGACCGCGTACCTCGCCTACCACTTCCACTGGGAGATGGACTCCATCCTCGATCTCGAACACGCCGACCGGCGTGGATATGTGCGACGGGTGGCGGCGCTGGTGGAGCGGGCCGAAGGGGAGAGGTGA
- a CDS encoding phage tail protein: MALQAGDSLTTNNFGIQIDGVMVEYLQEVSSLSVEQDVIESKQVTSSGKHIIAKLPGAQKSGECTVTRGATQATEFSEWIKKSVEGDITGARKNATIVMMDAQQSPVKRYHMRNAWCSKVEISALKAGDAAALTEQITITFEELVIE; this comes from the coding sequence ATGGCCCTTCAGGCCGGTGACTCGCTCACCACGAACAACTTCGGCATCCAGATCGACGGGGTGATGGTCGAGTACCTCCAGGAGGTCAGCAGCCTCTCCGTCGAGCAGGACGTCATCGAGTCCAAGCAGGTCACCTCCTCCGGCAAGCACATCATCGCCAAGCTGCCGGGCGCGCAGAAGTCGGGCGAGTGCACGGTGACGCGCGGTGCGACGCAGGCGACCGAGTTCAGCGAGTGGATCAAGAAGTCCGTCGAGGGCGACATCACGGGCGCCCGCAAGAACGCCACGATCGTGATGATGGACGCCCAGCAGAGCCCGGTGAAGCGCTACCACATGCGCAACGCGTGGTGCTCGAAGGTGGAGATCAGCGCGCTGAAGGCCGGGGACGCGGCTGCCCTCACCGAGCAGATCACGATCACCTTCGAAGAGCTGGTCATCGAATAA
- a CDS encoding phage tail sheath family protein, which translates to MPTYLSPGVYVEEVASGSRPIEGVGTSVAAFVGLAPVGPLNEPTLVTNWSQYVAAFGEFTDGYYLAHSVYGFFNNGGTAAYVVRVGGTGDSAAAEASPGATPQALPVGESVALGAFKVAALVAGSAAGGALTVEVQDVDGDGGGDRFKLVVKDGDNVVESFDVSAKKSARNYVVTQVKQRSKVIVLEEAVAGGQLAKPDAQAVTLAPPAAAPASAPAASGGQLARIESKQFIGDSADRTGFGGLEAYDEINMVAVPDLMAAYQQGIIDLEQVKAVQLGLVAHCELMGDRMAVLDPPPSLNARDVRKWRMEVAGYDSNYAAVYYPWVKVFDPSSGQTKVVPPSGHMAGIWARNDAERGVHKAPANEIVRGAVDLELQITRGEQDLLNPIGVNCIRAFPGRGIRVWGARTLASDPAWRYLNVRRYFNYLEESILIGTQWVVFEPNDEALWARIRRNISAFLVNEWRSGALFGQRPEDAFYVKCDAETNPVESVDLGRVVCEIGIAPVKPAEFVVFRLAQFSGGGGELEE; encoded by the coding sequence ATGCCCACGTACCTGTCCCCCGGCGTCTACGTAGAAGAAGTCGCCAGCGGATCCCGCCCCATCGAGGGCGTCGGGACCTCCGTCGCCGCCTTCGTCGGGCTCGCCCCCGTCGGGCCCCTCAACGAGCCGACCCTGGTGACCAACTGGTCCCAGTACGTCGCCGCGTTCGGGGAGTTCACCGACGGGTACTACCTGGCGCACTCCGTGTACGGGTTCTTCAACAACGGTGGCACCGCCGCCTACGTGGTCCGCGTCGGCGGCACCGGGGACTCCGCGGCCGCCGAGGCCTCCCCCGGCGCCACCCCCCAGGCGCTGCCGGTCGGCGAGTCCGTCGCGCTCGGTGCGTTCAAGGTGGCCGCCCTGGTCGCCGGGTCCGCGGCCGGCGGGGCGCTCACCGTCGAGGTGCAGGACGTGGACGGGGACGGGGGCGGCGACCGGTTCAAGCTCGTCGTCAAGGACGGTGACAACGTCGTCGAGAGCTTCGACGTCAGCGCCAAGAAGAGCGCCCGCAACTACGTCGTCACCCAGGTCAAGCAGCGCTCCAAGGTGATCGTGCTCGAAGAGGCCGTCGCGGGCGGCCAGTTGGCGAAGCCGGACGCCCAGGCCGTCACGCTGGCCCCGCCGGCCGCGGCTCCCGCATCCGCTCCGGCCGCATCGGGCGGTCAGCTCGCCCGCATCGAGTCCAAGCAGTTCATCGGGGACTCCGCCGACCGCACCGGCTTCGGCGGGCTCGAGGCGTACGACGAGATCAACATGGTCGCCGTACCCGACCTGATGGCCGCCTACCAGCAGGGGATCATCGACCTGGAGCAGGTCAAGGCCGTCCAGCTCGGCCTCGTCGCGCACTGCGAGCTCATGGGCGACCGCATGGCCGTGCTCGACCCGCCGCCCTCGCTGAACGCCCGCGACGTGCGCAAGTGGCGTATGGAGGTGGCCGGTTACGACTCCAACTACGCGGCCGTGTACTACCCGTGGGTCAAGGTCTTCGACCCCTCCAGCGGCCAGACCAAGGTCGTCCCGCCGTCCGGGCACATGGCCGGCATCTGGGCCCGCAACGACGCCGAGCGCGGCGTCCACAAGGCCCCCGCCAACGAGATCGTGCGCGGTGCCGTCGACCTGGAGCTGCAGATCACGCGCGGCGAGCAGGACCTGCTCAACCCCATCGGCGTCAACTGCATCCGCGCCTTCCCGGGCCGCGGCATCCGCGTCTGGGGCGCCCGCACGCTGGCGTCCGACCCGGCGTGGCGCTACCTGAACGTACGCCGGTACTTCAACTACCTGGAGGAGTCGATCCTGATCGGCACCCAGTGGGTGGTGTTCGAGCCGAACGACGAGGCGCTGTGGGCGCGTATCCGGCGCAACATCTCGGCCTTCCTGGTCAACGAGTGGCGCTCGGGCGCGCTCTTCGGGCAGCGGCCCGAGGACGCGTTCTACGTGAAGTGCGACGCGGAGACGAACCCCGTCGAATCCGTCGACCTGGGGCGGGTCGTGTGCGAGATCGGCATCGCGCCGGTCAAGCCCGCCGAGTTCGTCGTCTTCCGGCTGGCGCAGTTCTCGGGCGGTGGCGGGGAGCTGGAGGAGTAG
- a CDS encoding AfsR/SARP family transcriptional regulator has product MADLGGTHGAGAGVGLRFRVLGPALAERHGAPLALGAPQQQALLVVLLLNEGRPVSTAELLDALWGERPPARAVGILRTYVSRLRALLEPERAARTPATVLMSAGDGYALRLDTGAVDAGLFEARLSEAARLRGAGETAAAHRELGSALRLWFGVPLAGLPGPYVQRQRERLTGLWLSAQEDHFHGALELGLHRQTVAALGSFAAEHPLRERTQALLMLALHRVGRQAEAFAVYGATCRTLDGELGVGPGPELRALYERLLGSAPGGAVSAEPTPSAYPVPAQLPPDVTDFGGRTEAVTRLGALLREAAAGKTMAVAALTGLGGVGKTALAVHVAHTHRDSFPDGQLYVALRGDTSAPADISAALGHLLHSLGAAAQDIPEGAEERAALYRSMLAGRRVLILLDNAHDLMQVKPLLPGVRGCAVLITSRSRTVAPAGARIFAVDTMNEPEALRLLGAVAGHERVAAEPEAARELVASCGWLPLAIRIAGARLAARRRWTLADLAVRLRDDVRRLDELRVGKYGMEDSIRRGYEALDPCPARVFRRVAAAGVAVFGRSSVATLLGVGEQQARDAMECLVDAGLLEEHGADSYRCHDLVRLFARRQLERSPDPAERAAARVLRGAAPARTSAARAPRSAPAPVRSASGCTQTGP; this is encoded by the coding sequence GTGGCAGATCTCGGTGGGACTCATGGGGCCGGTGCGGGCGTCGGATTGCGGTTCCGGGTCCTCGGCCCGGCCCTCGCCGAACGTCACGGGGCGCCGCTGGCGCTCGGCGCCCCTCAGCAACAGGCGCTGCTTGTCGTCCTGTTACTGAACGAGGGACGGCCCGTCTCGACGGCCGAACTCCTCGACGCACTGTGGGGAGAGCGGCCGCCGGCCCGGGCGGTGGGAATCCTCCGTACGTACGTGTCGCGACTGCGCGCCCTGCTGGAACCGGAGCGGGCGGCGCGCACCCCGGCCACCGTCCTGATGTCGGCGGGGGACGGCTACGCGCTGCGGCTGGACACCGGAGCCGTCGACGCCGGGCTCTTCGAGGCCCGGCTGAGCGAAGCCGCCCGGTTGCGGGGAGCGGGCGAAACGGCCGCCGCGCACCGGGAGTTGGGCTCGGCCCTCCGGCTGTGGTTCGGCGTACCGCTGGCCGGGCTGCCGGGACCGTACGTCCAACGGCAGCGCGAGCGGCTCACCGGCCTGTGGCTGAGCGCACAGGAGGACCACTTCCACGGTGCGCTGGAACTCGGCCTCCACCGGCAGACCGTGGCCGCGCTCGGCTCCTTCGCCGCCGAGCATCCGCTGCGCGAGCGGACCCAGGCGCTGCTGATGCTGGCGCTGCACCGGGTGGGCCGCCAGGCGGAGGCCTTCGCCGTGTACGGGGCGACCTGCCGCACGCTCGACGGCGAGCTGGGGGTCGGCCCGGGGCCCGAGCTCCGGGCGCTGTACGAACGCCTGCTGGGGAGCGCGCCCGGCGGGGCCGTGTCCGCGGAGCCCACCCCGTCCGCGTACCCCGTACCGGCCCAACTGCCGCCCGACGTAACGGACTTCGGCGGCCGCACCGAGGCCGTCACCCGGCTCGGTGCCCTCCTCCGCGAGGCGGCCGCCGGGAAGACCATGGCCGTCGCCGCGCTCACCGGGCTCGGCGGCGTCGGCAAGACCGCCCTCGCCGTGCACGTCGCACACACCCACCGCGACAGCTTCCCCGACGGCCAGCTGTACGTGGCGCTGCGCGGGGACACCTCCGCCCCCGCGGACATCTCAGCCGCACTGGGACACCTCCTCCACTCCCTCGGAGCCGCCGCGCAGGACATACCCGAAGGGGCCGAGGAGCGGGCCGCGCTCTACCGCTCGATGCTGGCCGGGCGGCGCGTACTGATCCTCCTCGACAACGCCCACGACCTCATGCAGGTCAAGCCGTTGCTCCCCGGCGTACGGGGCTGCGCGGTGCTGATCACCAGCCGCTCGCGCACCGTCGCCCCGGCCGGCGCCCGGATCTTCGCCGTCGACACCATGAACGAGCCGGAGGCGCTGCGCCTGCTCGGCGCGGTCGCCGGCCATGAGCGGGTCGCCGCCGAACCGGAGGCCGCACGCGAACTCGTCGCGTCCTGCGGCTGGTTGCCCCTCGCCATCCGCATCGCCGGCGCCCGCCTCGCCGCCCGCCGCCGCTGGACCCTGGCCGACCTCGCGGTCCGGCTGCGCGACGACGTACGGCGGCTGGACGAACTCCGGGTCGGGAAGTACGGCATGGAGGACTCCATCCGGCGCGGCTACGAAGCCCTCGACCCGTGCCCCGCCCGGGTGTTCCGGCGCGTGGCCGCCGCCGGGGTCGCCGTCTTCGGGCGATCGTCGGTGGCCACGCTGCTCGGCGTCGGCGAGCAGCAGGCCCGCGACGCCATGGAGTGCCTGGTCGACGCGGGCCTGCTGGAGGAGCACGGCGCCGACAGCTACCGCTGCCACGATCTCGTACGGCTCTTCGCCCGCCGCCAGTTGGAGCGCTCGCCCGACCCGGCCGAGCGGGCAGCCGCCCGGGTGCTGAGGGGCGCGGCCCCGGCCAGGACCTCGGCCGCGAGGGCACCCAGATCTGCCCCCGCGCCAGTACGTTCGGCCTCCGGATGCACCCAAACCGGCCCGTAG